In Levilactobacillus brevis, a single genomic region encodes these proteins:
- a CDS encoding transposase has protein sequence MSKIKYSAVEKLELINEFEASGQTNIGFAREHGLADKEAVIRWRALYKRDGFDGLKESKGCRRYSEVFKLRVVYAFLNGEGSQREVAMKYGLRSATQVNYWVSRYNRDKTVTATPSRKQVPTMSRKTTLAERIEVVEYITKQNHSYNEAAEHYSVSYQQARSWVLRAKKGGYNALEDRRGHRKPQRELTDLDKANLRIKQLEGQVADMELLKEFVKKFQEIQHKG, from the coding sequence ATGTCGAAGATCAAGTATAGTGCCGTGGAGAAGCTGGAGTTGATTAATGAGTTTGAAGCATCAGGTCAAACTAATATTGGCTTTGCCAGAGAACATGGTTTGGCAGACAAGGAGGCGGTCATTCGGTGGCGGGCGTTGTACAAACGAGATGGCTTTGATGGGCTTAAAGAATCTAAAGGTTGTCGCAGATACAGTGAGGTCTTTAAGCTAAGAGTCGTGTATGCTTTTTTGAACGGCGAAGGTTCACAACGAGAAGTAGCAATGAAGTATGGTTTGCGCTCAGCTACGCAGGTAAATTACTGGGTTTCCAGGTATAATAGGGACAAAACTGTGACGGCAACCCCGTCTAGAAAGCAGGTCCCAACGATGAGCCGAAAAACTACTCTGGCAGAGCGTATTGAAGTGGTTGAGTACATTACCAAGCAGAACCACTCATATAACGAAGCAGCTGAACATTACAGCGTCTCCTACCAACAAGCCCGTTCGTGGGTGCTTAGAGCTAAGAAAGGTGGTTACAACGCCTTAGAGGATCGACGCGGACACCGTAAGCCACAACGAGAATTAACCGACTTAGATAAGGCCAATTTGCGGATTAAGCAACTAGAAGGTCAAGTCGCCGACATGGAATTACTGAAAGAATTCGTAAAAAAATTTCAAGAAATTCAGCACAAGGGGTGA
- a CDS encoding DUF1002 domain-containing protein → MKFKRIVLSLAAAALVVGIGGGVIGHADTTTADTSETSSSATSGSTVQTKALSKAYVVYGAGLASEDKDSVAFALGVKSNYTALTATGSDYAKYLNSAGTTDASMISSVALAPADPGTGVKVNIADYNGSNNITEVTSQQYAMVATMAGVKDVIITVTADKSVSGESALTGVYKALAADGLTLNSENTQAANGVLDATQPAIDNNSSDKKYPGKLMSAVGSVSSDLAKQRQNGDDLATKADIEAMLQKALAKQGIDGKTNQTQITNIAVALSKVQQAPVSTSKSYVTNVTNVASNLANSIGNKMANVKDFANSADAKKAENFLVQIWHKVVAFFQGLFN, encoded by the coding sequence ATGAAATTTAAACGAATTGTTTTGAGCTTAGCCGCGGCCGCTCTGGTCGTGGGCATCGGGGGCGGTGTGATCGGACATGCCGATACGACGACCGCTGACACGAGCGAGACCAGTAGCTCCGCCACCAGTGGCAGCACGGTTCAGACCAAGGCTTTGTCCAAGGCCTACGTGGTCTATGGCGCGGGTTTAGCTAGCGAAGACAAGGATAGCGTGGCCTTCGCTCTGGGCGTCAAGTCCAATTACACGGCCTTGACCGCTACCGGGAGCGATTACGCCAAGTACTTGAATTCAGCCGGAACCACCGATGCTAGCATGATTAGTTCGGTGGCACTCGCACCCGCTGATCCGGGAACTGGTGTCAAGGTCAACATTGCCGACTATAATGGTAGTAATAATATTACGGAAGTGACCTCGCAACAATACGCCATGGTCGCAACGATGGCCGGGGTGAAGGATGTCATTATCACGGTGACGGCCGATAAATCAGTCTCCGGTGAATCGGCACTGACTGGGGTGTACAAGGCCTTGGCCGCCGATGGGTTGACGCTGAATTCGGAAAATACCCAGGCTGCCAACGGCGTGTTGGATGCCACTCAGCCGGCCATTGACAACAACAGTAGTGATAAGAAGTATCCGGGTAAGTTGATGTCGGCCGTCGGGTCAGTCTCATCTGACTTGGCCAAGCAACGACAAAACGGTGACGATTTGGCCACCAAGGCAGATATCGAAGCCATGTTGCAAAAGGCTTTGGCTAAGCAGGGGATTGATGGGAAAACCAACCAGACGCAGATTACCAATATTGCGGTGGCCCTGAGTAAGGTGCAACAGGCGCCGGTGTCGACCAGCAAATCCTACGTGACCAACGTCACCAATGTGGCTAGCAATTTAGCCAACAGCATTGGTAACAAAATGGCCAATGTGAAAGATTTTGCCAACAGTGCGGATGCGAAAAAAGCAGAAAATTTCCTTGTTCAAATCTGGCATAAGGTTGTGGCGTTCTTCCAAGGACTCTTCAACTAA
- a CDS encoding IS3 family transposase, whose amino-acid sequence MNQQHRLAYQAISEVSQGKRGAIKTLLTHIGVSRQAYNKSFHRQETPWETQERLLEKRITYWFNQHHQAIGAGKILSNLQHDEQVTFKVTIKRVKRIMRNLNIKCQIRVKKRQRIKEQEQYIQDNVLNRNFKVAGPNQVWLADSTELSYGPKGQFKIRLSGVLDLCGRRLIASFLSTTETAVAEIQVFKQAFEQAGDVHPLIHTDRGAAYTAKAFNNFLSEHKVMRSMSRPGTPYDNAPMERWWNEFKAHWMERHPMPKTYREFVELVNEGIHYFNYLDRSPERNGLTPVEYWNEAA is encoded by the coding sequence GTGAATCAGCAACATCGACTGGCATATCAGGCAATCAGTGAGGTCAGTCAAGGAAAGCGAGGCGCCATTAAGACATTATTGACGCATATCGGAGTTAGTCGGCAAGCTTATAACAAGTCTTTTCATCGGCAAGAAACGCCGTGGGAGACTCAAGAGCGGCTTCTAGAAAAGCGAATCACTTATTGGTTCAATCAACATCATCAAGCAATCGGAGCTGGCAAGATCTTGTCCAATCTACAGCATGATGAACAGGTGACGTTTAAGGTAACAATCAAGCGTGTTAAACGAATTATGCGTAACTTGAATATCAAGTGTCAGATTCGGGTTAAGAAGCGCCAACGTATCAAGGAACAGGAACAATACATTCAGGACAATGTTTTGAATCGTAACTTTAAAGTCGCCGGTCCCAACCAGGTTTGGCTTGCGGATTCGACTGAGTTGTCTTACGGACCAAAGGGTCAATTCAAAATCCGACTGAGTGGTGTTTTAGATCTATGCGGCCGGAGACTGATCGCCTCATTTTTGAGCACTACAGAAACAGCTGTGGCAGAGATCCAGGTTTTTAAACAGGCTTTTGAACAGGCTGGCGATGTACACCCACTGATCCATACGGACCGTGGAGCTGCTTACACCGCTAAAGCTTTCAATAACTTTCTGTCAGAACATAAAGTGATGCGCAGTATGTCCCGACCAGGAACACCTTACGACAACGCGCCAATGGAGCGTTGGTGGAATGAATTTAAAGCGCATTGGATGGAACGTCATCCAATGCCAAAAACGTATCGAGAGTTTGTGGAGCTGGTAAACGAAGGCATCCACTACTTTAATTACTTGGATCGTTCCCCAGAAAGAAACGGCCTCACCCCAGTAGAATACTGGAATGAAGCCGCTTAG
- the tkt gene encoding transketolase, with product MLNEQVVKKADFDEVDTQAVTAVRMLSMDMISRARSGHPGLPLGVSPMAYVLFSRHLRIDPSFPQWFNRDRFVLSAGHGSAMLYSLLHLSGFALSKHDLMNFRQMGSKTPGHPEYGVTPGVDATTGPLGQGIGMAVGMAMAEMHLGATYNRHAFNVVDHYTYAICGDGDLMEGVAAEAASLAGQLKLNKLIVLYDSNDISLDGPLSNACHDDVAGRFESYGWNYLRVADGNDLAAIDDAINTAKNNQTGPTLIEVKTVIGAGSPHQGTNKVHGAPLNDEDLAATRNFYNWDNDPFTVPTAVRDRFQSTVKSRGWASHQEWSNLVDRYSTAEPTLAAQFAQGISQTLPTGYTASLPTYYKKDALASRASGHEILQQLSAACPNLWGGSADLFSSNKTNVAATDRFSRDNPTGKNLWFGVREFAEAAAMNGIALHGGTRIYGSTFFVFSDYMKPAIRLAALQKLPVIYVFTHDSLAVGEDGPTHEPVEQLAALRSIPGLTVYRPADGNETVAAWEQAIAATDHPTAIVLTRQGLPTLPKAAAKVRSGVKRGGYVVTEAQHEAEGILMASGSEVKLAVDAQQRLAEIGHDVRVVSIPSFEKFSAQSADYQARVLPKHLRRRVAVEMASGASWYRYVGLDGVALTQERFGASGNGPAVVKMAGFTPENIVQAYLDLL from the coding sequence CAGATTTTGATGAAGTTGATACGCAGGCCGTGACGGCGGTTCGGATGCTCAGTATGGACATGATTTCTAGAGCGCGGTCCGGTCACCCGGGTTTACCGTTGGGTGTTTCGCCAATGGCCTACGTCCTGTTCTCACGGCACCTACGCATCGACCCGTCCTTCCCACAGTGGTTCAACCGGGACCGCTTCGTTTTATCCGCGGGGCACGGCTCAGCCATGTTGTATAGCCTACTGCATTTGAGCGGCTTTGCACTGAGTAAGCATGACCTGATGAACTTTCGGCAAATGGGGAGTAAGACGCCTGGTCATCCGGAGTATGGGGTGACGCCTGGGGTTGATGCGACGACTGGTCCACTGGGTCAAGGGATTGGTATGGCCGTGGGGATGGCCATGGCGGAGATGCACCTCGGCGCTACGTACAACCGGCACGCCTTTAACGTGGTTGACCACTATACTTACGCGATTTGCGGCGATGGGGACCTGATGGAAGGTGTGGCTGCTGAAGCGGCCAGCCTTGCCGGTCAGTTAAAACTCAATAAATTAATTGTTTTGTATGATTCCAACGATATTTCCCTTGATGGGCCGTTGTCTAACGCCTGTCACGATGACGTTGCCGGCCGTTTTGAAAGCTACGGCTGGAACTACCTCCGCGTGGCAGATGGCAATGATTTAGCCGCCATCGACGACGCAATTAATACGGCGAAGAACAATCAGACCGGGCCAACCCTGATCGAAGTCAAGACGGTTATTGGCGCGGGGAGCCCGCATCAAGGAACCAACAAGGTTCACGGGGCGCCGCTCAACGATGAAGACCTCGCGGCTACCCGGAACTTCTACAACTGGGATAACGATCCCTTCACAGTGCCAACGGCCGTGCGTGATCGGTTCCAGAGTACCGTCAAATCGCGTGGTTGGGCCAGTCATCAGGAATGGTCGAATCTGGTTGATCGGTATTCCACGGCTGAACCAACCCTTGCGGCACAGTTTGCGCAGGGGATCAGCCAAACCTTGCCGACCGGTTACACGGCGAGTCTGCCCACCTATTACAAGAAAGATGCGCTGGCTTCGCGGGCGAGTGGTCACGAGATTTTACAGCAACTGAGTGCGGCTTGCCCGAATCTCTGGGGGGGATCGGCCGACCTGTTTAGTTCCAACAAGACCAACGTGGCGGCGACGGACCGCTTCAGTCGGGATAACCCGACCGGCAAGAATCTCTGGTTCGGGGTCCGCGAATTCGCCGAAGCGGCCGCAATGAATGGGATTGCGCTCCACGGTGGGACTCGAATCTATGGGTCAACGTTCTTCGTCTTCTCCGATTACATGAAGCCAGCGATTCGGCTGGCGGCCTTGCAAAAACTGCCGGTCATTTACGTGTTTACCCACGATTCGTTGGCCGTGGGGGAGGATGGGCCGACCCACGAACCCGTTGAACAGCTGGCTGCCTTACGGTCGATTCCGGGATTGACCGTTTATCGGCCCGCCGATGGGAATGAAACCGTGGCGGCTTGGGAACAGGCCATTGCGGCGACCGATCACCCAACGGCAATCGTGTTGACGCGTCAGGGCTTGCCAACCTTACCCAAGGCAGCGGCCAAGGTGCGTAGCGGCGTTAAACGAGGCGGTTACGTGGTGACCGAGGCCCAACACGAGGCGGAGGGCATTCTGATGGCTTCCGGGTCCGAGGTTAAACTCGCCGTGGACGCGCAACAACGCCTGGCGGAGATTGGGCATGATGTTCGTGTCGTTTCTATCCCAAGTTTTGAAAAATTCAGTGCACAATCCGCCGATTACCAAGCGCGCGTGCTACCTAAGCATCTGCGGCGGCGGGTTGCGGTCGAAATGGCGAGTGGCGCCAGCTGGTACCGCTACGTTGGCCTCGATGGTGTGGCGTTAACGCAAGAACGGTTCGGGGCGAGTGGCAACGGACCTGCCGTGGTTAAGATGGCCGGTTTCACCCCGGAAAACATCGTCCAAGCCTATCTGGATCTTCTGTAA
- a CDS encoding C40 family peptidase, with translation MKDGNLTAWAAALQPADRQRLADNQSIVTEALFNDRVVLDRQEGDWAHVFVTRQANRAERRGYPGWVPLSQLTTSDAELEYPTTTVRLVQPTTTLVDANQQPVLDLPMGAILTTTSQDSDWIQVVTPLGAGQIPAAAAKLGVSGVDDGDRILALGRQFIDTPYLWGGLTPAGFDCSGFVYALHRALGIPVPRDTQDQFANGFPVAPEELTAGDLVFFATKHGTGDVHHVGLYAGAGRILHAPKPGGQVEESSMAKSAFAPEYAGARRFWQ, from the coding sequence TTGAAGGATGGCAACTTGACGGCTTGGGCGGCTGCTTTACAGCCGGCCGATCGGCAACGATTAGCGGATAATCAAAGCATTGTCACCGAAGCGTTATTCAACGATCGGGTCGTCTTGGATCGACAAGAGGGGGATTGGGCTCATGTTTTCGTGACGCGTCAGGCCAATCGGGCAGAGCGCCGCGGTTATCCCGGTTGGGTCCCGCTGAGTCAATTGACCACTAGCGATGCTGAGTTGGAATATCCCACAACGACGGTGCGGCTGGTTCAGCCGACGACCACCCTCGTGGACGCCAACCAACAGCCCGTTTTGGATCTACCCATGGGCGCGATCCTGACTACCACCAGTCAAGACAGCGACTGGATTCAGGTGGTGACGCCTCTAGGTGCTGGTCAGATTCCAGCCGCAGCGGCAAAATTAGGCGTGAGTGGCGTGGATGATGGTGATCGCATTCTGGCTCTGGGGCGGCAATTCATTGACACGCCGTACCTCTGGGGTGGCCTGACACCAGCCGGTTTCGACTGTTCGGGCTTCGTCTATGCTTTGCACCGGGCACTGGGCATTCCGGTACCACGGGATACGCAGGACCAATTTGCCAACGGCTTCCCGGTGGCGCCGGAAGAGTTAACCGCGGGTGATCTGGTCTTCTTTGCCACCAAACACGGCACGGGTGACGTTCACCACGTGGGACTCTACGCGGGGGCCGGTCGCATTCTCCACGCGCCTAAGCCGGGTGGTCAGGTCGAAGAATCCAGTATGGCCAAATCCGCCTTTGCCCCCGAATACGCCGGGGCACGGCGTTTCTGGCAGTAA